The genome window AGAAGGTTCGCGCCATCGAGGACCTTGAAATGCGTCTGGCTGGTGGGGAGAAGCTCGAGGACACCCAGCTTaagaagatcaacaccaagtcgTCCGTGCTTAAGGAGCTCGACGGGTTGGAGAAGGGGAACTAAAAGGACGGACGACTTTGGGGGTTGATAGGGGACAATATTTTCGGGTGGTTCTTTAACAGAGGTGACATGTAGTAATAGGTTGGAATCTGTCAGATTGGGAGTGTTGGCGAGCCATAGCGGACTCTGTGATATTGGGCTGTACTTTGTTGGACACCTGCACGGCGTGGATAGGTCGACTTTGTGGTTCTTCTTATGAAGGCAGTCAACCAGGGAGTCTCAAAAGTCATTCGGATTACGGGAGACTTGGTCGGCGTACCATAGTCTGACAGTACAAAATCGCAACAAAAATGAATCTTTTTGTCTACATAAATGTTGAATTTCTATGGCGAGATCTTGCAAGAACTTTTTGTGTGCATATGTGCATTGTCGTTCAGCATGTGTACTACCCTATAGCTGAtaatggagatgatgaaagatgATATAGAAATCTCCGCCGCTGCttgttcaacatcaagccTCGATACGAGGCCCGGTTAGCTCAATCGGTAGAGCGTGAGACTCTTAAATGAGTACACCATCTCAAGGTTGCGGGTTCGACCCCCGCATCGGGCTGTTCCTATATGTTCCAAATGGGATTGAGTAATCgttaaatctttttttttttccttttttttttctttttttcttttcattTTTGAAATCTTGAGTGTAAGTCATCTGGCAGTTGGTCTTTATATTTTTGCAGGCAAACTGAGCCATACATAGTATGTTAGCACTTTGAGTAGCACACTCTCAGAGGCTAGGTAAGTATCTTAAAATAGATAGCATAAGGCAATTTCTGTCTTGCGGTTTGAACATGAAACAAGCGAtcacctaaatctttttcttGACGCGGCAACAAGGTGACAATGCCCAACTTCCATTTCAGAGTGCTACATATACTGTAAATAGTCATGTATGATTTTGTTGTCCTCAACTGTCTGCCGTCTTCTCCAACACTCCAGCTTCCTCAGTCTTTGCATTTTCTGCTTCTCGTTGTTGCTTCctttcaagcttcttctgataCTTGGCTCTCTTCGCATCAAGTCGATCCTGCTCCTCTCTCAGAGCCTTGATGGCCGGACTCTTTGCCCTGATCTTGGCTCCGTATCGCCAGAAAACAAACGGAATCGGAATCATAGCTACCTCCAGGAGGCCCAGAAGTGTTCCAGCCCACTGAGGAGTCATGGCGGCGTACATCTTAGGACCAGCCAGGGGTAGAACACCGCCAGCAATACTTCGAATAACAGCGTTTCCCGCGAGGGCACTGGCAGCGTATATGGAGTACGCGCCAGCCAGGTAGTTCGAGCCATagatgaagctgatggtGTTACCTGCACCGAAAGGGATGCCGAAAGCGATCGGAATAGCCCAATGAACGGTCGCTGGCAGGCATGTCCACGAAAACACAAGCTGGCCGATCGGTGTCAGGATGGCGCCAATGGCCATGACCAGAGCCGTCGCTTCAGGCTGAGGCCTGCCAGTTACTGGATCTCGAGGCTGAGAGTTGATCAGTCGCCGGAAAAGAGGCTCTGCGAAGATGGCAAGCATGGTTCCGACGCCGATGCCCACAAAGGCCAGCCCTGACATGCCTGCATCCCATCCACGGTGTTGAGAAAACACGATAGGATATGCCACGAAACACAGATAGAGGATGGCATAAATCAGCGATATCCTGTCATGTCGTTAGCACACAGGAAACAGGTGGGCGAGCAGAAATGGAACTAGTACTCACCAGATGTCCATAAACCACAGAATAGGTTCAGATGCCAACAGAGTGAATGGTCTACtcatgttgatcttgatcagATGACGGGTGGAAACCCTTTGGTCATACTGACACCAATACCGCGGGTCATCGTTCTCCTTGCGCAACCGTGCAGCCTTTTGTTTCAGGATTGCGGGATGGTATGTCTCCTTGACTGTTATCATCATGAGAATTCCAACTCCACCAAGGATCAGAGGAATCCAGTTATCCCATCGCCATCCCAGATACTGGTACACAAACCCCCCAATGATTGGGCCAGTAGATGGTCCGTTCAGAGGCGCGATGGACCACATGGACATGGCTGCAGCCAGATAATCTGGATCCGAGATATCGACGATAGTTCCAGGACTATTCGAGATCATGGCGGCACCAAAGACAGCACTGCAGTTGTGTTAGCACAGCTCTGGCGAGAGGAGATTGGGTGACACCACTTACCCAAAGAAGCGCACAACAATGATTTCTGTTAACGAAGTTGCCAGAGCACATGGCATGATAAACAAAGCCCATACAGTCAAACAGACGATGTACACTTTTTGTCGACCGTACAGCTCACTCAGAGGGGCCACAATCAGACTTCCCgcagcaagaccaagc of Fusarium musae strain F31 chromosome 5, whole genome shotgun sequence contains these proteins:
- a CDS encoding hypothetical protein (EggNog:ENOG41); its protein translation is MKEDLEEASPANGAESSCSASSTGSSPILEPIRTIETRRSRTHDLDVFEALEHALTPDVETEAEREAREPITYTRTGTSVTSAASRPPDFEVFFEDGDPDNPRNWSKGYRAWIIVCVSYSTWVVVLYSTCYTASVSGLAEEFGASTTVTTLGLTTYLLGLAAGSLIVAPLSELYGRQKVYIVCLTVWALFIMPCALATSLTEIIVVRFFGAVFGAAMISNSPGTIVDISDPDYLAAAMSMWSIAPLNGPSTGPIIGGFVYQYLGWRWDNWIPLILGGVGILMMITVKETYHPAILKQKAARLRKENDDPRYWCQYDQRVSTRHLIKINMSRPFTLLASEPILWFMDIWISLIYAILYLCFVAYPIVFSQHRGWDAGMSGLAFVGIGVGTMLAIFAEPLFRRLINSQPRDPVTGRPQPEATALVMAIGAILTPIGQLVFSWTCLPATVHWAIPIAFGIPFGAGNTISFIYGSNYLAGAYSIYAASALAGNAVIRSIAGGVLPLAGPKMYAAMTPQWAGTLLGLLEVAMIPIPFVFWRYGAKIRAKSPAIKALREEQDRLDAKRAKYQKKLERKQQREAENAKTEEAGVLEKTADS